CGAAACGCTCACCGATGCCCAAGGCAACACCCGCCAAACTAGCCGCCGCGACTACAATGCCCTGAACCAACTGGAAAAATCCACTGACGCAGATGGCAACACCACTGTTTACGGCTACGACAAGGTAGGCAACCAGACCAGCGTCACCGATGCGGCAGGCCGCGTGACTATCCACGAATATGACGCGCAAAATCGCCTCAGCAAAACCACCGACCCCGCAGGCGGTATTACCCAATACGCCTACGATGCCGAAGGCAACCGCACCACCGTTATTGCCGCCAACGGTGCAACCACCGCTTATACCTACGACAACTTCAAGCGCATGACAGGCGAAATCAGCCCTGACCGAGGTAACACCACCTACGCCCACGACATCAGCGGCAACCTCAAAACCAGCACCGATGCCAACGGCAACACCGCTACACATGACTACGACCTACTCAACCGTAAGGTCAAAACGACGTGGCAAGACGGCAGCATCGCCACTTGGGACTATGACAATTGCACCAATGGTATTGGCAGGCTTTGCACCCTCACCGATGGCAGCGGCAGCACTACCTACGCCTATGACACCGAAGGGCGTACTACCCAGAAAACCCAGACCATCGGCAACGCTACCCTGACCCACCGCTACGCCTACACTGCTGATGGCAAGCTGCAAAGCGAAATTCTCCCCAGTGGTGCAAATGTTGGCTACACTTACACCCAAGACAAACTGACTGGGATCAGCCTCAATGGGCAAGCGTATATGAGCAACATCCGCTACACCGCAGCAGGGCAGGTGTCAGGCTGGCAATGGGCAGACGGCACGACCTACCAGAAAACCTACGATGCCAACAACAAGCTCAAAACTTTCCCGCTCGGCAACTTCACCCGCACCCTCAGTTATGACACTGTAGGCAACATCACAGGTTGGGACGACAACGGCGATGCCGCCAATGCCAAGCATTTCAGCTACGACCTGCTCGACCGACTGGACGGCTACACCGCAGCCAATGAAGCGCAAGCCTTCCAATATGACCCCAACGGCAACCGTACCACGAAAACCGACAACGGCAACACGTTTGCCTACAATATCCAGCCCAACAGCAACCGCCTAACCCAAATCGGCAACACAGCGCAAGCACAAGATGCCAATGGCAACTTGCTCAACGATGGCACACACGTTTATACCTACAACGCGCAGAACCGCCTTGCCAGTGTGGACGGTACAACCGCCTACAGCTACAACGCTGATAACCAACGGGTAAAGAAAACCACCCCAGCGAGAACGACACTGTACGCATGGGATAATGACCGCATTATCGGTGAATATGCCAACGGCGCAGCACAGCAAGCAACTGAAACAGTTTACTTCGGCAACACGCCCGTCGCAGTTATCCAGAACGGCAACATTTACCGTATCTATGCCGACCAGATTGATACCCCGCGAATCATCACCGATGCCAGCGGCAAAACCGTCTGGGCATGGGAGAGCAAGCCATTTGGTGAAACCTTGCCCGACGCAGACCCCGACAAGGATGGCTTGGCACTCCATTACAGCCAGCGTTTCCCCGGTCAAACCTTCGATGCCGAAACCGGGCTGCATTACAACTTCCACCGTGACTACAACCCGGCAACGGGACGGTATGTGCAGAGTGACCCGATTGGGTTGGATGGGGGAATGAATAGCTTTGGGTATGTGGGAGGGAATCCACTTGCCAGAACTGATTTGCGCGGACAATGGTGGCAGACAACTCCTCCAGTGCAATATTTAACTGTGAGCTATGACGCAAGAACAAGAATTGTCAATATAAATGGACGATTCCGTTTCTATGGAAATAGGAGTACTTCACAATTGCAAACTTTATTCCTCAATGGAATGAGAAATACTTGGAATCGAAGAGTGGGAATATTTGATGTAAGGCTCAATGTTAGCTCTGATAATGCGTCTGATAGATCAATAGAAATAACAGATAATACGCGACTTTCCGCTACTGATAGCACAACTGCTTGGGTTGATGGTGTTGGGGGAAGAAATATGCATTTACATAATACCCGTTCTAGTGGTTGGACTGCTGCGCATGAGTTCGGGCATTTTCTCCGCTTGGGCGATCAATATGTTGAGGGGCCTAGAGTTAATGGTCAGAGAACAAATCGTGTGCGCCCAGGAAGAGAAGGATCATTAATGGCATCAGATAATGGGAGATTAACTGAAGTTGAAGTTGCATGTACTGTTGACAGAAGCACAAATAGTAACTTTAAACCGGAGATATGTGGCACATGGAACGGACGATAAGCATGGCACTTTTGACAGTTTTTTTAGCAGCAGGATGTGTTGCTGCTAAAAATGATAATACTTATCAAAGCATGGCTGGTGGTCGGGAATCGACTTCTCCTCATCCGACCATTACTTTTACAGACGAGGAATATAATCGTGATGTAACAAAATGGGTGGAGCTTGGGCATGGTTTCAGAATAGAAGCACGCACAAGACCTAAGACTTTGCCTGATTCCCAGCTTCAAGGAACGTTAGAGCCTGCTGGTAGTCTAGGCTCTCCGGCAAAAGAACCTTTGCTGTATTACCATTACAAAGACAGGGAGCTTGATGCCTCCCCGTTATCAATCTCACCTTCAGGCAAATATGCATTGCTAACGAAGGATTATCCAACAAAGCTTATCCTGTTCAATACAGTGACAGGGCAAATGAAGGTTGTAGGGACTATGGATGTTGGATATGGTAAAACCGCATGGAACGAGGTCGGGGAGGTAGCTACGATTAATTCCCGTTACGGACAGCCCCCTATGGTTGTCTATTTGAACTGAATTGCCATATCTGTCAAAAGAGAATAATAGGGGACGCACCCCGATTATTCCCGTAAGTATCGAGTTCCGATAGATCATAACCCACCAGAAAACAAAAAGGCTTCCTGGGAAGCCTTTTTGTTTTGTTTCATTCCCCCATCAATATGTGAGAATAATCGGAAACGTATCCCGATTATTGATGGATAGTTTGGCGTGGACGGCTGAAGACGATGGTGAAGGAATGGCGCGAAGTGCCGCGTACTACCTTGTGCGTGCAGGCGCGGGAGGGGCGGTTGTATGTGTTCCTGCCACCATTGCATTTCCTAGAGCATTATCTGGATTTGGTGGCGACACTAGAAACCACTGCTGCCGAATTGAAAATGCCGATTTTGCTGGAAGGCTATGAGCCGCCGTCTGATCCGCGCTTGAAATCGTTCAAGGTCACGCCTGATCCGGGTGTTATTGAGGTGAATATTCATCCGGCAACGACGTGGCAGGAACTGGTTCAGAATACTGAGCTGCTGTACGAAGAGGCGCGTTTGTCGCGGCTGGGTGCGGAAAAATTCATGCTGGATGGACGGCATACCGGCACGGGTGGCGGTAATCACGTCACGCTGGGTGCGGCTACGCCGAGCGATAGTCCGTTCTTGCGTCAGCCGGATGTGTTGCGCAGTTTGTTGACGTTTTGGCAGCATCATCCGGCACTGTCTTATCTGTTCTCTGGCATGTTCTTGGGGCCGACCAGCCAAGCGCCACGGGTGGATGAGGCGCGGGATGAGAGTTTGTATGAGCTGGAAATTGCGTTCCAGCAAATGCCGAGCGGACACAATGACCAGCCTTGGTTGGTTGACCGTTTGTTGCGTAACTTGCTGATTGATATTACCGGG
The sequence above is drawn from the Thiothrix subterranea genome and encodes:
- a CDS encoding RHS repeat protein codes for the protein MFNAGLCELKLNGTTVARLPVQGSDGNSSYPIHILTRSDGSRITFYEQNGEWATTTREPYQLASTANGWNVTTPDGSVESYNLAGKPDSITNPQGQTTTLSYNSAGQLQTVTSPFGQTLTFSYTDGKLSEAKSAAGTTTYAYGADGKLSQVMLPDGATHSYTYIDGKLDSITDATGAVVARYTYDTEGRVTHTEAAAGTQARAFAYNGAETSVTDVVNNTTDTYAHSIIQSLARATRSTDSTGATDTTEYDANGYLIKTVDKNGLITLTTWNARGLPESTTTAAGTAQARTTVTEWHPQFRKPSKQVEAGNVTLYEYDNDGKLTNTTAGSPVATASRMSARSATTQLQAMRSISSRAQLKAAGYEVQESTIAYNSAGQPTETIAPNGAVTSYDYDNQGNQTSITNVLNHTSKTLEYDAAGRALKTQDENGLTTTNVYDIAGRLTSSTTDGQTTVYAYDAAGRQTQTTYPDGSTSTTAYNNAGNTASTTDAQGTATTYTYDSNGNQLTETLTDAQGNTRQTSRRDYNALNQLEKSTDADGNTTVYGYDKVGNQTSVTDAAGRVTIHEYDAQNRLSKTTDPAGGITQYAYDAEGNRTTVIAANGATTAYTYDNFKRMTGEISPDRGNTTYAHDISGNLKTSTDANGNTATHDYDLLNRKVKTTWQDGSIATWDYDNCTNGIGRLCTLTDGSGSTTYAYDTEGRTTQKTQTIGNATLTHRYAYTADGKLQSEILPSGANVGYTYTQDKLTGISLNGQAYMSNIRYTAAGQVSGWQWADGTTYQKTYDANNKLKTFPLGNFTRTLSYDTVGNITGWDDNGDAANAKHFSYDLLDRLDGYTAANEAQAFQYDPNGNRTTKTDNGNTFAYNIQPNSNRLTQIGNTAQAQDANGNLLNDGTHVYTYNAQNRLASVDGTTAYSYNADNQRVKKTTPARTTLYAWDNDRIIGEYANGAAQQATETVYFGNTPVAVIQNGNIYRIYADQIDTPRIITDASGKTVWAWESKPFGETLPDADPDKDGLALHYSQRFPGQTFDAETGLHYNFHRDYNPATGRYVQSDPIGLDGGMNSFGYVGGNPLARTDLRGQWWQTTPPVQYLTVSYDARTRIVNINGRFRFYGNRSTSQLQTLFLNGMRNTWNRRVGIFDVRLNVSSDNASDRSIEITDNTRLSATDSTTAWVDGVGGRNMHLHNTRSSGWTAAHEFGHFLRLGDQYVEGPRVNGQRTNRVRPGREGSLMASDNGRLTEVEVACTVDRSTNSNFKPEICGTWNGR